A stretch of the uncultured Cohaesibacter sp. genome encodes the following:
- a CDS encoding pyruvate carboxylase, with product MAEFNKILIANRGEIAIRIMRACNELGKRTVAIYAEEDKLSLHRFKADEAYRVGEGLGPVAAYLSIEHIIRVAKQCGADAIHPGYGLLSENPQFVDACDAAGITFIGPKAETMRALGDKASARRVAIEAGVPVIPATEVLGDDMGEIAKQAEEVGYPLMLKASWGGGGRGMRPIQGPDELEDKVLEGRREAEAAFGNGEGYLEKMIIRARHVEVQILGDKHGGMYHLFERDCSVQRRNQKVVERAPAPYLTEEQRTEICELGYKICKHVNYECAGTVEFLMDMDSGNFYFIEVNPRVQVEHTVTEEVTGIDIVRAQIKIAEGKTIADATGKESQADVTLNGHALQCRVTTEDPHQNFIPDYGRLTAYRSATGMGIRLDGGTAYEGGVITRYYDSLLTKVTAWAPTPEQAIARLDRALREFRIRGVATNIPFVENLLKHPTFLDYSYTTKFIDTTPELFDFAERRDRGTKVLSYIADITVNGHPETKGRPEPTANLRNPHVPELKTDEPAAGTRNLLEEKGPQGIVDWLNDQKQLLLTDTTMRDGHQSLLATRMRSLDMIKVTPSYAANLPQLFSLECWGGATFDVAYRFLQECPWQRLRDIRSRLPNVMTQMLLRASNGVGYTNYPDNVVESFVKQAAITGIDVFRVFDSLNWVENMRVAMDAVLENNKICEGTICYTGDIFDPDRAKYDLKYYVRMGKELRDAGAHILGLKDMAGLLKPAQARVLIKTLKEEVGLPLHFHTHDTSGIAGATVLAASEAGADIVDAAMDAFSGSTSQPCLGSIVESLRHTERDTGIDINAVREISDYWEAVRAQYAAFESGMMAPASEVYLHEMPGGQFTNLKAQARSLGLEERWHEVAQTYSDVNRMFGDIVKVTPSSKVVGDMALMMVSQGLSRAEVEDPKVDVSFPDSVIDMMRGNLGQPEGGFPDNIIAKVLKGEKPNTERPGKHLEAVDLEQARAEVSEKLEDLEIDDEDLNGYLMYPKVFLDYMRRHHTYGPVRTLPTMTYFYGMKPGEQISAEIDPGKTLEIRMLAVGETNEEGDAKVFFELNGQPRAIRVPDRQVKASSAKRPKAEANNAKHIGAPMPGVVATIGVKAGQKVKSGDLLLTIEAMKMETGIHAERDATVKEVHVTPGGQIDAKDLLVEFED from the coding sequence ATGGCTGAATTCAACAAAATCCTGATTGCCAACCGAGGCGAAATTGCCATTCGTATTATGCGTGCCTGCAACGAGTTGGGCAAACGCACAGTCGCGATCTATGCCGAAGAGGACAAGCTCAGCCTGCACCGCTTCAAGGCAGATGAAGCCTATCGGGTTGGAGAAGGTCTCGGGCCAGTTGCCGCCTATTTGTCTATCGAGCACATCATCCGCGTTGCCAAGCAATGTGGTGCCGATGCCATCCATCCCGGCTATGGCTTGCTGTCGGAAAATCCGCAATTTGTTGATGCCTGTGACGCCGCCGGAATAACCTTCATCGGACCGAAGGCGGAAACCATGCGCGCCCTTGGCGACAAGGCGTCCGCCCGTCGCGTTGCCATCGAGGCCGGGGTTCCGGTCATCCCTGCGACCGAAGTGCTCGGTGATGACATGGGCGAAATCGCCAAGCAGGCCGAAGAGGTCGGTTATCCGCTGATGCTCAAAGCCAGCTGGGGTGGCGGTGGCCGCGGCATGCGCCCGATTCAGGGCCCCGATGAGCTGGAAGACAAGGTTCTTGAAGGCCGACGCGAAGCCGAAGCTGCCTTTGGCAACGGCGAAGGCTATCTGGAGAAAATGATCATTCGCGCCCGTCACGTCGAGGTTCAGATCCTCGGCGACAAGCATGGTGGCATGTATCATCTCTTTGAGCGTGACTGTTCGGTCCAGCGCCGCAACCAGAAGGTCGTCGAGCGCGCACCGGCCCCATATCTGACCGAAGAGCAGCGCACCGAAATCTGCGAACTGGGCTACAAGATCTGCAAACATGTCAATTACGAATGCGCCGGAACGGTCGAATTCCTGATGGACATGGACAGCGGCAATTTCTACTTCATTGAGGTCAATCCACGGGTTCAGGTGGAGCATACGGTGACCGAGGAAGTGACCGGTATCGATATCGTGCGCGCCCAGATCAAAATCGCTGAAGGCAAGACCATCGCGGATGCCACGGGCAAGGAAAGTCAGGCCGATGTGACGTTGAACGGCCATGCGCTCCAGTGCCGTGTCACCACCGAAGACCCCCATCAGAATTTTATTCCCGATTATGGTCGCTTGACCGCCTATCGCTCGGCAACCGGCATGGGCATTCGTCTTGATGGCGGCACCGCCTATGAGGGCGGCGTGATCACCCGCTATTATGACAGTCTGCTGACCAAGGTTACCGCCTGGGCACCAACTCCGGAGCAGGCCATCGCCCGTCTTGATCGTGCCTTGCGTGAATTCCGTATTCGCGGGGTCGCGACCAACATTCCGTTCGTCGAGAACCTGCTCAAGCATCCGACCTTCCTTGATTACAGTTACACCACCAAATTCATCGACACCACGCCAGAGCTGTTCGACTTTGCCGAACGCCGTGACCGTGGCACCAAGGTGCTGAGCTATATCGCAGACATCACGGTCAATGGTCATCCCGAAACCAAGGGACGCCCCGAACCGACGGCAAACCTGCGCAATCCCCACGTGCCCGAGCTGAAAACCGACGAGCCAGCCGCAGGCACTCGCAATCTGCTTGAGGAAAAAGGCCCGCAAGGCATTGTTGACTGGTTGAACGACCAGAAGCAATTGCTGCTGACCGATACCACCATGCGCGATGGCCACCAGTCCTTGCTGGCGACCCGCATGCGCTCGCTCGACATGATCAAGGTAACGCCGAGCTATGCCGCCAATCTGCCACAGCTCTTCTCGCTGGAATGCTGGGGTGGGGCGACCTTCGATGTTGCTTACCGCTTCCTGCAGGAATGCCCATGGCAGCGCCTGCGTGACATCCGCTCTCGTTTGCCCAATGTCATGACGCAAATGCTGCTGCGTGCCTCCAATGGCGTTGGCTACACCAACTATCCTGATAATGTGGTCGAAAGCTTCGTCAAACAGGCTGCCATTACCGGCATTGATGTCTTCCGTGTCTTCGATTCCCTCAACTGGGTCGAGAATATGCGCGTTGCCATGGATGCTGTGTTGGAAAACAACAAGATCTGCGAAGGCACCATCTGCTATACCGGTGATATCTTTGATCCGGACCGGGCCAAATATGACCTCAAATATTATGTCCGCATGGGTAAAGAGCTGCGCGATGCTGGCGCCCATATTCTCGGCCTGAAAGATATGGCTGGCCTTCTGAAACCAGCTCAGGCCCGCGTGCTGATCAAGACCTTGAAAGAAGAGGTCGGCCTGCCGCTCCACTTCCACACCCACGACACCTCCGGCATTGCAGGCGCGACCGTGCTGGCAGCGTCCGAGGCCGGGGCTGACATTGTCGATGCCGCCATGGATGCCTTCTCCGGTTCCACATCCCAGCCATGCCTTGGTTCAATCGTTGAATCCCTGCGTCACACCGAGCGTGACACCGGCATCGACATCAATGCCGTGCGTGAAATCTCTGATTATTGGGAAGCAGTGCGCGCTCAGTATGCGGCCTTTGAAAGCGGCATGATGGCACCAGCTTCCGAAGTCTATCTGCATGAAATGCCCGGTGGCCAGTTCACCAACCTCAAGGCACAGGCCCGCTCGCTGGGTCTGGAAGAGCGCTGGCACGAAGTCGCCCAGACCTATTCGGACGTCAACCGGATGTTTGGCGATATTGTCAAGGTGACCCCATCTTCCAAGGTCGTTGGTGACATGGCGCTGATGATGGTCAGCCAGGGCTTGAGCCGCGCGGAAGTCGAAGATCCGAAAGTGGACGTTTCCTTCCCGGATTCCGTGATCGATATGATGCGCGGCAATCTCGGCCAGCCAGAAGGCGGTTTCCCGGACAATATCATCGCCAAAGTGCTCAAGGGTGAAAAGCCAAACACTGAGCGCCCGGGCAAGCATCTCGAAGCGGTCGATCTGGAACAGGCCCGCGCTGAAGTGTCCGAGAAACTGGAAGACCTTGAAATTGACGACGAGGATCTGAACGGCTACCTGATGTATCCAAAGGTCTTCCTCGACTATATGCGCCGTCACCACACCTATGGTCCGGTCCGCACCCTGCCAACCATGACCTATTTCTATGGTATGAAGCCGGGCGAACAGATTTCCGCGGAAATCGATCCCGGTAAGACCTTGGAAATTCGCATGCTTGCGGTTGGTGAGACCAACGAAGAGGGCGACGCTAAGGTGTTCTTTGAACTGAACGGACAACCGCGCGCCATTCGGGTGCCGGATCGTCAGGTCAAGGCAAGTTCGGCCAAGCGACCAAAGGCAGAAGCCAACAATGCCAAGCATATTGGCGCACCGATGCCGGGTGTTGTGGCGACCATTGGTGTGAAGGCGGGCCAGAAAGTCAAATCCGGCGATCTGCTGCTGACCATCGAAGCCATGAAAATGGAAACTGGCATTCATGCCGAGCGGGATGCAACCGTCAAGGAAGTGCATGTTACCCCCGGTGGCCAGATCGATGCCAAGGATCTGCTGGTCGAGTTTGAAGATTGA
- the pflA gene encoding pyruvate formate-lyase-activating protein, translating into MTVSIHETHLQEVHAHATHGYLHSIESGAAVDGPGMRFVFFMAGCLFRCLYCHNPDTWKLHNGQKVTVKDLVREVHGYAGFLKTSGGVTFSGGEPMMQAEFVGKAAHTIKKRYGLHIALDTQGYLHGNVPDEWFDDFDLIMLDIKHIDPDRYKALTAQPLQPTLDFAERLARLGKTLRVRYVLVPGWSDAPHEVSGMADYVAHLRDDLGAHVEMIELLPFHQLGVSKWDKLGMEYQLRDLRTPTPQETEAARDIFRSRGFTVT; encoded by the coding sequence TTGACTGTCAGCATTCATGAAACCCACCTGCAAGAGGTGCACGCCCATGCAACCCACGGCTATCTGCATTCGATCGAAAGCGGTGCCGCAGTGGATGGACCGGGCATGCGGTTTGTGTTTTTCATGGCTGGTTGCCTGTTTCGCTGCCTTTATTGCCACAATCCCGATACCTGGAAATTGCACAATGGTCAGAAAGTCACCGTCAAGGATCTGGTGCGCGAAGTGCATGGCTATGCGGGTTTTCTGAAGACGTCCGGCGGCGTGACCTTTTCGGGTGGCGAACCGATGATGCAGGCGGAATTCGTCGGCAAGGCGGCTCACACCATCAAGAAACGCTATGGCCTGCATATTGCGCTCGATACACAAGGCTATCTGCATGGCAATGTGCCGGATGAATGGTTTGATGACTTCGACCTGATCATGCTCGACATCAAGCATATCGACCCGGATCGGTACAAGGCACTGACCGCCCAACCCTTGCAACCAACACTTGATTTTGCGGAGCGATTGGCGCGTCTGGGCAAAACGCTGAGGGTGCGATATGTCCTGGTGCCCGGCTGGAGCGATGCTCCGCACGAGGTGTCTGGCATGGCCGATTATGTCGCCCATCTCAGGGATGATCTGGGGGCGCATGTGGAAATGATCGAGCTGCTGCCCTTTCATCAGCTTGGGGTTTCCAAGTGGGACAAGCTGGGGATGGAATATCAATTGCGCGATCTGCGCACCCCAACGCCGCAAGAGACCGAAGCTGCCCGCGACATTTTTCGCAGTCGGGGTTTCACCGTCACTTGA
- a CDS encoding glycoside hydrolase family 2 protein, with protein MTMMGTGAMTGAQSERLLHDGWTLARIGASTKVPFAIPGDVHSALLAEEEISDPYWRNTETSLDWVHESQWQAETVFAIEDVPVGTYMLTLESVDCHAILLLNGIEVGRCESQFLRYDFDVSQALQQGDNRLTIRFLSSSRMARDKQEQFPFKVPHIFWNCRLPHYNFLRKAQCHAGWDWNIALSPLGIYGAVRLRKLNRLRLDDVMVRQHHGDGAVRLDITAFYLAHEPAELTLAASLDGQVVSQAITVWPGEGRSDLSITIDNPHLWWPKGHGEQSLYDLTIMLDGQSIERRIGLRQVELVTDKDEIGKRFAFRVNGREIFCRGANWIPADALPARATPERVRDILTSAIDASMNMIRVWGGGQYEPDWFYDLCSELGLMVWHDFMFACNLYPASDPDWLSLVRREAYQQIRRLSSQPCMALWCGDNELVGALTWYEESKKDRDRYLVMYDRLNHALEEAIHTEQPDIPFWPSSPSAGPLNFGDGWHDDTSGDMHFWDVWHSAKDFEHYRSVQPRFCSEFGFQSFPSKRVIDSFTEPKDRNVSSPIMDVHQRNEGGNSRIVETIARYFRFPDGFDDLTYLSQVSQGLAMKTAIESWRSAKPRCMGTLYWQLNDTWPVASWASLEYGGGWKLLHYMARRFYAPILVTAQPDPASGEIMLIAINDSPAPLELTISIAKVELKGNVTAYGDVHLTCPMGRAMEVTRIKPEALGEDAFLHFEWMSKDGRHHGENDYLPKRPKEYELPTPTIRLDEHINERGETEISLLSDKPAFFVTYHHGGDRIYSDNCVTLLPDRPKRLSVIRQRRSHLPAIEAEVSYLKQ; from the coding sequence ATGACAATGATGGGAACTGGAGCAATGACCGGGGCGCAAAGCGAGCGCCTGTTGCATGACGGTTGGACACTGGCGCGGATCGGGGCGTCAACCAAAGTGCCCTTTGCCATACCCGGTGATGTCCATTCCGCTTTGCTGGCGGAAGAAGAAATCTCCGATCCCTATTGGCGCAACACGGAAACAAGTCTTGATTGGGTGCATGAAAGCCAATGGCAGGCTGAGACGGTCTTTGCCATCGAGGACGTTCCGGTTGGCACCTACATGTTGACGCTAGAAAGCGTTGACTGCCATGCCATCCTCCTGCTCAATGGCATCGAGGTTGGCCGCTGCGAGAGCCAGTTTCTGCGGTATGATTTCGACGTCTCCCAAGCCCTGCAACAGGGCGACAATCGCCTCACTATTCGCTTTTTGTCCAGCTCCCGCATGGCGCGCGACAAGCAGGAGCAATTCCCCTTCAAGGTGCCCCATATTTTCTGGAACTGCCGCTTGCCGCATTACAATTTCCTGCGCAAGGCCCAGTGCCATGCGGGCTGGGACTGGAACATTGCCCTCTCGCCTTTGGGCATTTATGGCGCGGTGCGATTGAGGAAACTCAACCGATTGCGGCTGGATGATGTGATGGTCCGCCAGCATCATGGCGACGGTGCGGTGCGACTGGACATTACGGCCTTCTATCTGGCTCACGAGCCTGCCGAACTGACGCTTGCTGCGAGCCTTGACGGGCAGGTGGTCAGCCAAGCCATTACGGTCTGGCCGGGCGAGGGCAGGTCAGATCTGTCAATCACCATCGATAATCCACACCTCTGGTGGCCGAAGGGCCATGGCGAACAGTCGCTTTATGATCTGACCATCATGCTGGACGGCCAAAGCATCGAGCGACGGATCGGCTTGCGTCAAGTGGAACTGGTGACCGACAAGGATGAAATCGGCAAACGCTTTGCTTTTCGGGTGAATGGGCGGGAGATATTCTGCCGTGGGGCCAACTGGATCCCCGCCGACGCTCTGCCAGCGCGCGCCACACCGGAACGGGTGCGAGACATTTTGACCTCCGCGATTGACGCCAGCATGAACATGATCCGCGTCTGGGGCGGCGGCCAATATGAACCGGACTGGTTCTATGACCTCTGCTCAGAGCTTGGCCTGATGGTCTGGCACGATTTCATGTTTGCCTGCAATCTCTACCCGGCCAGCGACCCCGATTGGCTCTCCCTTGTTCGCCGTGAGGCCTATCAGCAAATTCGGCGGCTTTCCAGCCAGCCTTGCATGGCGCTGTGGTGCGGTGACAATGAACTGGTCGGCGCCCTGACATGGTATGAAGAAAGCAAGAAAGATCGCGACCGTTATCTCGTCATGTATGATCGGCTCAATCATGCGCTGGAAGAGGCCATCCACACCGAGCAACCGGACATTCCCTTTTGGCCATCCTCACCCTCTGCAGGGCCACTCAATTTTGGCGATGGTTGGCATGATGACACATCCGGCGACATGCATTTCTGGGATGTCTGGCATTCGGCCAAGGATTTCGAGCATTATCGCAGCGTTCAGCCCCGCTTCTGCTCGGAATTCGGCTTCCAGTCTTTCCCCTCCAAACGGGTGATCGACAGTTTCACCGAGCCAAAGGACCGCAATGTCTCCTCGCCGATCATGGATGTCCATCAGCGCAATGAAGGCGGCAACAGTCGGATCGTCGAGACCATAGCCCGATATTTTCGCTTCCCTGACGGCTTTGATGATCTGACCTATCTCAGCCAGGTCAGTCAGGGGCTGGCCATGAAAACGGCGATTGAGAGTTGGCGTTCCGCCAAACCGCGCTGCATGGGCACGCTCTATTGGCAACTCAATGACACCTGGCCGGTGGCTAGCTGGGCAAGCCTTGAATATGGTGGTGGTTGGAAGCTGCTCCATTATATGGCGCGCCGCTTCTATGCTCCAATATTGGTCACCGCCCAGCCTGACCCGGCAAGCGGCGAGATCATGCTTATTGCCATCAATGACAGCCCGGCTCCGCTTGAATTGACCATCTCGATTGCCAAGGTCGAACTCAAGGGTAACGTTACAGCCTATGGCGACGTCCATCTCACCTGCCCGATGGGGCGTGCGATGGAAGTGACCCGCATCAAACCTGAAGCTCTGGGAGAGGATGCCTTTTTGCACTTTGAGTGGATGAGCAAGGACGGCCGCCATCACGGCGAGAATGATTATCTGCCAAAGCGGCCCAAGGAGTACGAGCTGCCGACGCCGACCATTCGCCTTGATGAACACATCAATGAAAGAGGCGAGACCGAAATTTCCCTGCTGTCCGACAAGCCTGCCTTTTTCGTCACCTATCACCATGGGGGCGATCGGATCTACTCGGACAATTGTGTCACCCTGCTGCCCGACCGACCAAAGCGCTTGTCGGTGATCAGGCAGAGACGTTCGCATCTGCCGGCGATAGAGGCCGAAGTCAGCTATTTGAAACAATAA
- the pfkB gene encoding 1-phosphofructokinase: MRIPPPVVTLTLNPAIDQSARVKDFQPGAVNRVQSVQIDAGGKGVNVASFLAHFDHRVTATGLMGQDNALIFERLFAEKNIEDHFIRIPGRVRVNVKLVDATSDQVTDINYPGAAAPASGYNAIKDMIVSLSDEGMEHFVLAGSMPQDGPDHFFHDLIDLLKAKGASVYLDTSGEALRLGLKATPDVIKPNLAELRAVTGKKLTSHSEIIDEVHKLSDGGIGLSVVSMGTKGALFITETRCVLAKPPATRVVSSVGAGDAMVAGIIHGRLCGLPLHTIARQSTAFAIAALGEIGPRLPHKDTVLSMADDVAVEDLIA, encoded by the coding sequence ATGCGTATCCCTCCCCCCGTTGTCACACTGACTCTTAATCCTGCCATTGATCAGTCCGCCCGGGTCAAGGACTTTCAGCCCGGTGCGGTCAATCGCGTCCAATCGGTGCAGATCGATGCTGGGGGCAAAGGGGTCAATGTCGCGTCTTTTCTGGCCCATTTTGACCATCGGGTGACGGCGACGGGTTTGATGGGGCAGGATAATGCCCTGATTTTCGAGCGGCTCTTTGCAGAGAAAAATATCGAGGACCACTTCATTCGCATTCCCGGTCGGGTGCGGGTGAATGTGAAGCTGGTTGATGCAACGAGCGATCAGGTGACCGACATCAATTATCCAGGTGCCGCCGCCCCGGCTTCGGGCTACAACGCGATCAAGGACATGATCGTCTCGCTGAGCGATGAAGGCATGGAGCATTTTGTGCTGGCGGGGAGTATGCCGCAGGACGGGCCGGATCATTTCTTCCATGACCTGATCGATCTGTTAAAGGCCAAGGGAGCAAGTGTTTATCTGGACACCAGCGGCGAGGCTCTGCGTCTGGGCCTGAAGGCGACGCCGGACGTCATCAAGCCCAATCTGGCCGAGCTTCGTGCCGTTACAGGCAAAAAGCTGACCAGTCACAGCGAAATTATTGATGAAGTGCACAAGCTGAGCGACGGAGGCATCGGGCTTTCGGTGGTGTCGATGGGCACCAAAGGCGCTTTGTTCATTACGGAGACCCGCTGCGTTCTGGCCAAACCGCCCGCCACCCGTGTGGTCAGCTCGGTGGGCGCTGGTGACGCGATGGTGGCTGGCATTATCCATGGGCGACTCTGTGGTCTGCCGCTTCACACAATTGCTCGCCAGTCGACCGCGTTTGCTATCGCAGCTCTAGGGGAAATCGGGCCGCGCCTGCCCCACAAGGACACTGTTCTGTCGATGGCCGATGACGTTGCGGTGGAAGACCTAATCGCCTAG
- a CDS encoding LysR family transcriptional regulator, translating into MPTLKQLHAFVAIARYGNLGDAAKSIHLSKGAVSQALAELELRLGTRVFDRVHPRLRLNDQGRQLQVLAEDILDRVEDIRHMFDHGGAPVGSLRIGASQTIGNYLLPCLLADIAGLDAKVCIANSQQLSEQLIRFELDLALIEGRTDHPDLVTRHWRRDEMLLVARPDHPLAGRQGLELSDLSGYNWVLREPKSGTRDQFDRDIAPYLAPMGKMLELNSIEALILAVEQGLGVSLVSRLAVAPRLEQKRLVSLETSQRFTRTLKFVWHRQKYHSALMDHFIASIVADDAKGNPRDI; encoded by the coding sequence ATGCCTACACTGAAGCAGCTTCATGCCTTCGTTGCCATTGCCCGCTATGGAAATCTCGGGGATGCCGCCAAAAGCATTCACCTGAGCAAAGGGGCGGTCTCGCAGGCCTTGGCCGAGCTGGAGCTGCGCCTTGGCACGCGGGTTTTTGATCGGGTCCACCCCCGATTAAGGCTCAATGATCAGGGCCGCCAGTTGCAGGTGCTGGCAGAAGACATCCTTGATCGTGTTGAGGATATCCGTCACATGTTCGACCATGGTGGCGCGCCGGTTGGCTCCTTGCGGATTGGTGCCAGCCAGACCATCGGCAACTATCTTCTGCCCTGTCTTCTGGCCGACATTGCCGGTCTGGATGCAAAGGTCTGCATTGCCAATAGCCAGCAATTGTCAGAACAGCTGATCCGCTTCGAATTGGATTTGGCATTGATCGAGGGGCGCACCGATCATCCAGATCTGGTGACGCGGCATTGGCGTCGCGATGAAATGCTGCTGGTCGCCAGACCGGACCATCCTCTTGCAGGGCGGCAGGGATTAGAGCTATCCGATCTTTCCGGCTACAACTGGGTTTTGCGCGAACCGAAATCGGGCACGCGTGATCAGTTCGATCGTGACATCGCTCCCTATCTTGCTCCAATGGGAAAAATGCTCGAGCTGAACTCCATCGAAGCGCTCATTCTCGCTGTTGAACAGGGTCTGGGGGTGTCTTTGGTCTCTCGGCTTGCCGTTGCACCGCGCTTGGAGCAAAAACGGCTGGTGAGCCTTGAAACCAGTCAACGCTTCACACGCACGCTAAAGTTCGTTTGGCATCGCCAGAAATATCACAGCGCCCTGATGGATCATTTCATCGCCAGCATTGTCGCCGACGATGCCAAAGGCAACCCGCGCGACATCTAG
- a CDS encoding TDT family transporter produces the protein MRNTRFRTIPTPLAGLALGIASLGACWELAGLFKGVAQSLSAGIAFILLLLLAIKFLLHPAALKEDLEHPVVGSVVPTFAMALMVVSMGLGSDLRVALWLGAVCLHLGFLVMFVRARLPGFDLGHMVPSWFVPPVGLIVANVSAPPATFAGGLLELFAHGVFWFALGCYAVMLPLMLYRLIFLEEVPDAAKPTIAILAAPASLSLAGYLTMTPERSMLLVILLMGIALLMTAVIYVAFFRLLRLPFSPAYAAFTFPMVIGATALFKVAPQLASWGMDEASLGILVGLARLELAVATLVVGYVAVRYGLFYFKSDPAPRPGPAQSLLD, from the coding sequence ATGAGAAACACACGCTTTCGCACCATTCCCACCCCCCTTGCCGGCCTGGCGCTGGGGATCGCCAGTCTGGGTGCCTGCTGGGAATTGGCGGGACTGTTTAAAGGTGTGGCGCAGAGCCTTTCAGCTGGCATTGCTTTCATTTTACTGTTGCTGCTTGCCATCAAGTTTCTGCTCCATCCAGCGGCACTCAAAGAAGACCTGGAGCACCCGGTGGTTGGCAGCGTGGTGCCGACCTTTGCGATGGCGCTGATGGTCGTCTCCATGGGGCTCGGCTCCGACCTGCGTGTGGCATTGTGGTTGGGGGCTGTCTGTTTGCATCTGGGCTTTTTGGTGATGTTTGTGCGTGCGCGTCTGCCGGGCTTTGATCTGGGCCATATGGTGCCCAGCTGGTTCGTTCCCCCTGTGGGATTGATCGTGGCCAATGTCAGCGCGCCTCCTGCGACATTTGCCGGAGGTCTGCTGGAACTCTTTGCCCATGGTGTGTTCTGGTTCGCCCTTGGATGCTATGCGGTGATGTTGCCTCTTATGCTGTATCGCCTGATCTTTCTGGAGGAGGTTCCGGACGCTGCCAAGCCGACCATTGCCATTCTGGCGGCCCCTGCGAGCCTGTCGCTGGCAGGGTATCTGACGATGACGCCAGAGCGTTCAATGTTGCTGGTGATCCTGTTGATGGGGATTGCGCTGTTGATGACAGCGGTGATTTATGTCGCCTTTTTCCGCCTTTTGCGCCTACCCTTCAGCCCCGCCTATGCGGCCTTCACCTTCCCCATGGTGATTGGGGCGACGGCTTTGTTCAAAGTTGCTCCGCAACTTGCAAGCTGGGGCATGGACGAAGCCTCGCTCGGCATTCTGGTCGGGCTGGCGCGATTGGAGCTGGCGGTCGCGACGTTGGTGGTTGGCTATGTTGCGGTGCGCTATGGCCTGTTTTACTTCAAGAGTGATCCTGCCCCCCGGCCCGGACCCGCACAGTCCCTGCTGGACTAA
- a CDS encoding Gfo/Idh/MocA family oxidoreductase codes for MKLAVIGLGMAARPHIAALKQLEGRVSVTGLYMRNQERRKAAATDYGWPCFESIDAIASDVETEAVLILTPPNARREIVEKLTEAGKHILMEKPIERSLDAAVELVEMTEKSNVKLGIVFQHRARQGSLRLSQLLRDDALGEIAMVRTNVPWWRGQDYYDQPGRGTFAQDGGGVLITQAIHVLDLMLSLCGPVQAVQAMLTTTRLHKMETEDFATAGLIYESGAVGSIVATTAAFPGDAESICIDGTLGTAKLEAGELTLHWRDGRVETFGEESLSGGGADPMDFPCDWHRAIIENFADALQGKADLLASGRQALEVHRLIEAMTQSANRNGQRVELPEI; via the coding sequence ATGAAACTGGCAGTGATTGGCCTTGGCATGGCGGCACGGCCCCATATTGCCGCGTTGAAACAGCTCGAAGGCCGCGTTTCGGTGACCGGCCTTTACATGCGCAACCAAGAGCGCCGCAAAGCGGCGGCAACCGACTATGGCTGGCCATGCTTTGAGAGCATCGATGCCATTGCGTCCGACGTGGAGACCGAAGCGGTCCTTATCCTTACGCCGCCCAATGCACGCCGTGAAATCGTTGAAAAGCTGACAGAAGCGGGCAAGCATATCCTGATGGAAAAGCCCATAGAGCGGAGCCTTGATGCCGCCGTCGAGCTGGTCGAAATGACGGAAAAATCCAATGTCAAACTCGGCATTGTCTTTCAGCATCGGGCGCGGCAAGGCTCTCTGCGGCTTTCCCAATTGCTCCGGGACGATGCGCTTGGAGAAATCGCCATGGTGCGGACCAATGTGCCTTGGTGGCGCGGACAGGATTATTATGACCAGCCGGGCCGAGGCACCTTTGCGCAGGATGGGGGCGGTGTGTTGATCACCCAAGCGATCCATGTGCTGGATCTGATGCTGTCCCTCTGTGGCCCCGTGCAGGCCGTGCAGGCCATGCTCACAACCACTCGCCTGCACAAGATGGAAACAGAGGATTTTGCCACTGCTGGCTTGATTTATGAAAGTGGTGCCGTGGGCTCGATTGTTGCCACGACGGCCGCATTCCCGGGCGATGCCGAAAGCATCTGCATCGATGGAACATTGGGCACTGCCAAGCTGGAAGCAGGCGAGCTGACACTCCATTGGCGCGATGGCCGTGTCGAGACATTCGGCGAGGAGAGCCTTTCGGGTGGCGGGGCCGATCCAATGGATTTCCCCTGCGACTGGCACCGGGCCATCATCGAAAATTTTGCCGATGCGCTGCAAGGCAAAGCAGACTTGCTGGCCTCTGGCCGTCAGGCGCTGGAAGTCCATCGTCTGATCGAGGCGATGACACAGTCAGCCAACCGCAATGGCCAGCGCGTCGAACTGCCCGAGATTTGA